The genomic interval GGTGGTCAACCGCCAAAAGATCAGCGAGGCCACCCTCGGCTATCTCAAAAGCACCCGCGGGCTTCCCCCTCACGCCAAAAGCCGCCTGCGGGGCCATGCCGAGTTCACCCGGCGGCTGGCTCAGCAGCTGGGCCGAGTGCTCAAACACAAAGAGCGCGAGTTGGCCCGCGAAATGGAAGAGCACCTCGAGAAGGATTGGTACGCCTTACCCCCCCATCGAAAACGCTGGCGCGAGCATATCAAGGGTGAGCTCGACAGCTCGGCGAGGGGCGGCTGACCCCACCGCGAGCGGCGGGCGACCCCCGAGTTCGCCCAAAGGTTTTTCCAGGCGAATGCACGCGGGGGGCTACCCTAACGTTTGGAACACCTCACCCACCGCCGCCAAGGTCTGCTCGAGCTCGGCCTCGCCGTGGGCGGTGGAGAAAAACGCTGCCTCGAACTGGCTGGGGGGCCAGTACACCCCGCGTTCCAAGAGCCCGTGGAAGAAGCGCTTGAAGGTCTCGGTATCCGAGCCCACCGCTTCGGCGTAGGTAGCCACCGGCCCGGCGCGAAAAAACACCGTGATCATCGAGCCGACCCGGTTCACCGTGACCGGGAGGGTGGCGGCCTCGCGGATCCCAGCCTCCAGCCTCGCGCCGTAGCGCTCGAGCTGGTCATAGGGGCGCTCTTCGGTCAGAATCCGCAGGGTCTCGATACCCGCGGCCATCGCGATGGGGTTGCCGCTTAGGGTCCCGGCCTGGTAGACCGGGCCTAGCGGGGCCACCTGGCGCATGTACTCGGCTTTGCCGCCGTAGGCCCCCACCGGCAACCCCCCGCCGATGATCTTGCCCCAGCACACCAGGTCCGGCTCGAGGCCCAACCGCTCCACCGCCCCCCCCAGCCCCAAGCGGAAGCCGGTCATGACCTCATCGGCGATCAACAGGGCGCCGTGCTTGCGGGTCAGGGTGTGCAGGGCAGCGAGAAATTCAGGCGTGGGCACCAGCACCCCGGCATTCCCTACCACGGGTTCGAAGATCACCGCCGCAATGCTATCCCCCCACTCGGCGAAAATCCGCTCGAGCCCCGCCGGGTCGTTGTACTCGGCGACCAAGGTCAGCTCGGCGAAGGCCTGGGGAACCCCGGCGCTCGAGGGGGCGCTGGTGGCGGTCCCCCCCCCTGCGGTGAGCATCCCCGACCCCGCCTGCACCAACAGCCCATCGGCGTGGCCGTGGTAGTTACCGCGAAACTTGACGATATGGTCACGCCCGGTGACCCCGCGCGCCAGCCGCAGGGCGCTCATGGTGGCCTCGGTGCCGCTCGAGACAAAGCGCACCTGGTCGCAGCAAGGATACGCCGCCAGGATCAGCTCGGCCAGTTCGATCTCGCGCTCGGTGGGAGCCCCGAAGCTGGTTCCCTCGGTAGCCGCCCGCTGCACGGCCTCCACCACCCGAGGGTGGGCATGGCCTAAGATCATCGGCCCCCAGGAGCCGATGTAGTCGAGGAGTTCGTGGCCATCCACATCCCACATCCGAGCACCTTGGGCTTTGGCGATAAAGCGGGGGATACCTCCCACCGCTTTGAAGGCCCGCACCGGGGAGTTCACCCCGCCGGGAATCACCCGCTGGGCCCGCTCGAACAAGGCTTGGGAACGGGAATCCGAAACCGCGCTCATACCTGTGACCGTATCACCGACCGGCCTCCCCGGCAAGGGAGCCACCCCCAATGCTCAGCGGTGACACTTTCGTGACACATATTCTGTCGATAATAGCTACTACTACTCAGGGGCTACCCAGGGGTAGCCTCCGTAGGCAAAGCGGGGTATCGAAAGATGAGCAAGGACATTCGTCCACGCAATGTCCTCTACCATAGCGAAGGTGAGGGGTGATGGAGGCGCTGGCCCTAATCGGGGTATCCCAGCGGCGCGGAGGCACCGAAGCGCTCGAGGCCTGGACGGCCTGGGTGGAAGGGGTGGAGCGTTGGCCGCAGGCGTGGGTGCAGGAGGTGGTGCCCATCACCACCTGCAACCGCTGCGACCTGGTGCTGGCTTTGCCCAAAGGGGTAAGTCTGGAGCGGCTGCGCCGCGAACTCATCCCTGCCGGCCTGCCGCGGGGGTACGCCTTCGCGGGGGAGGCGGCCTTTGAGCAGCTGTGCCGGGTAGCGGCTTCGCTCGACTCCTTGAACCCCGGCGAGGACCAGATCATGCACCAGGTGCGCTCGGCCTTCGAAGCCGCCCGACGGGCGGGCACGGTTGGCCCCACCACTAGCCTGGCCTTCAACCTGGCCTTGCGGGTGGCCAAGCGGGTGCGCCGCGAGGTGCCCCTGGCCCCGGAGAAAACCAGCCTCTTCAGCCTGGCCCGCCCGGTTTTCGAGCAGTCCTTGCCTGCAAGGGCCAAAGTGGCGGTCCTCGGCGCGGGGGAGATGGGCGCGATGAGCGCCCGCAGCTTGGCGGCGAACGCCCAGATCTCCCTGCTGATCGTCAACCGCAGCCCCGAGAGGGCCCGGGCTCTGGCCGCTGAGCTAAATGCGGAAGCCCTCGAGCTGGAGGCTTTTCTCGCGGGCGAAATCCCCGTAGACGGCCTGGTGTGCGCCACTCCGGTCGAACACCTGATCGGCGAGGATTTTCTGGCCCGGCAACCCCGGCTGCGGGCCATCGTGGACCTGGGCCTCCCGCAGAACGTGGATCCTGGCCCAGCAATGCGCAGGGGCATCTTGCTGATCGACCTCGAGCGGATGCGGGCTCTGGGCGAAGAGCGGCGCCGGCAGTTGCAGGTGCACTTGGCCCGGGCCGAGGGGATCATCCAAGAAGAACTGGAGGCCGCTCTTGCCGAGTGGACCGAGCGCCGGTTGGGTGCGGCCATCGCCCAGCTCCGCGAGCGCTACCGGGTAGCGCTCGCGGGGGTGTTGGGGGAGTTGCTGCCGCCCGAGGAAATCCACCGGCTGGCGGGCCGCTTTGCTCATCTGCCCATCAAAGGATTGCGGGGCCTAGTGCGCTCGCACGGCCTC from Meiothermus sp. Pnk-1 carries:
- the hemL gene encoding glutamate-1-semialdehyde 2,1-aminomutase, which translates into the protein MSAVSDSRSQALFERAQRVIPGGVNSPVRAFKAVGGIPRFIAKAQGARMWDVDGHELLDYIGSWGPMILGHAHPRVVEAVQRAATEGTSFGAPTEREIELAELILAAYPCCDQVRFVSSGTEATMSALRLARGVTGRDHIVKFRGNYHGHADGLLVQAGSGMLTAGGGTATSAPSSAGVPQAFAELTLVAEYNDPAGLERIFAEWGDSIAAVIFEPVVGNAGVLVPTPEFLAALHTLTRKHGALLIADEVMTGFRLGLGGAVERLGLEPDLVCWGKIIGGGLPVGAYGGKAEYMRQVAPLGPVYQAGTLSGNPIAMAAGIETLRILTEERPYDQLERYGARLEAGIREAATLPVTVNRVGSMITVFFRAGPVATYAEAVGSDTETFKRFFHGLLERGVYWPPSQFEAAFFSTAHGEAELEQTLAAVGEVFQTLG
- a CDS encoding NAD(P)-binding domain-containing protein, coding for MEALALIGVSQRRGGTEALEAWTAWVEGVERWPQAWVQEVVPITTCNRCDLVLALPKGVSLERLRRELIPAGLPRGYAFAGEAAFEQLCRVAASLDSLNPGEDQIMHQVRSAFEAARRAGTVGPTTSLAFNLALRVAKRVRREVPLAPEKTSLFSLARPVFEQSLPARAKVAVLGAGEMGAMSARSLAANAQISLLIVNRSPERARALAAELNAEALELEAFLAGEIPVDGLVCATPVEHLIGEDFLARQPRLRAIVDLGLPQNVDPGPAMRRGILLIDLERMRALGEERRRQLQVHLARAEGIIQEELEAALAEWTERRLGAAIAQLRERYRVALAGVLGELLPPEEIHRLAGRFAHLPIKGLRGLVRSHGLEAAQVFLDEAGLGQELREVEHA